Proteins co-encoded in one Stenotrophomonas maltophilia genomic window:
- a CDS encoding SUF system Fe-S cluster assembly regulator, translating into MLRVTKLTDYATVVLTVLAARPGEVLSATELAEFTGLEPPTVSKVLKPLAQAGLVEGLRGVRGGYRLTRPALEISLFEVVEAMEGPLALTECSHDHHQCGMAPKCGARSSWRLINDVVSEALRDVSLAQILPPLPLVDDEQRRTIAVDVVS; encoded by the coding sequence ATGTTGCGCGTCACCAAGCTCACCGATTACGCCACCGTCGTGCTGACCGTGCTCGCCGCCCGACCGGGCGAGGTGCTCAGTGCCACTGAACTGGCCGAATTCACCGGTCTGGAACCGCCCACCGTCAGCAAGGTGCTCAAGCCGCTGGCCCAGGCCGGCCTGGTCGAGGGCCTGCGGGGTGTGCGTGGCGGCTACCGCCTGACCCGCCCGGCCCTGGAGATCTCGCTGTTTGAAGTGGTCGAGGCGATGGAAGGGCCGCTGGCCCTGACCGAATGCAGCCACGACCACCACCAGTGCGGCATGGCGCCCAAGTGCGGCGCGCGCAGCAGCTGGCGGCTGATCAACGACGTGGTATCCGAGGCCCTGCGCGATGTCAGCCTGGCCCAGATTCTGCCCCCCCTTCCCCTTGTCGATGACGAACAGCGCCGCACCATCGCTGTCGACGTCGTCTCCTGA